The sequence below is a genomic window from Thalassomonas haliotis.
CTCTACCGAGCTGATTTGGAAGGCGCCCACCTGTTTAATATCACTTTTAATCACGCCAGTTTAATGAAAACAGACTTACGTTATGCCAACCTCAACTGTGCCTCGTTACAGCAAGCCAATTTACTTGGTGTTCGCTGGAGCCAAAGCAAGGTGGAGAATTTACGGATAGGAAAAAAACTCAAGCAGGAATACCTCGCACACCAGGCACTAAAAGACAAAAACCTTACTCAGGCACATGATTATTTTGAACAGGCTGAAGAAATTTATCGTGATTTAAGAAAACATGCCGAGCGTGAAGGAATTTTTGCGATGGCTGGGGAGTTTATTCAAAAAGAACTTACCATGCGCAGAATGCAACTGCCTAAATTCAGTACTAAGCGGCTGACTTCAAAAGTTATCGATTTATTCTGCGGTTATGGCGAAGCCCCTGTACGCATCATTGGTATTTCCATATTGATCATTATTTGCTGTGCCTTCATATACGCTATGACCGGACTGAATTATCAGGGAGATATTCAAACCTTTGACAGCAGTGCCAGCTTCACAGATAACTTTAGCCTGTACCTGTCTTGCTTATATTACTCTGTTGTCACCTTTACCACACTCGGCTATGGCGATTTCACCCCCGTAGGCATTTCCCGTACTGTAGCCGCTGTAGAGGCCTTTACCGGCAGCTTTACTATAGCCCTCTTTGTAGTGGTCTTTGTAAAGAAAATGACAAGGTGAGCGAACCTGGCGACTAGAACTCTGTTATATGTCATTTTTACGAGGAAAAAGCAAAAAGCCCGACTCAGTGAGTCGGGCTTTTCTAAATAGGTGCTTAGCAATGTCCTACTCTCACATGGGAACTCCCACACTACCATCGGCGCTAACGCGTTTCACTTCTGAGTTCGGCATGGGATCAGGTGGTACCACGTTGCTATTGTCGCTAAGCGAAATAGTCAATCTTAGAAAACGTTTATATATACAATCTTATTCAGTCTATGTGTACGCGATGTTTTGCTTGTCAGACATACAATCTTTAAAACCACTTGGGTGTTGTATGGTTAAGCCTCACGGGTCATTAGTACAAGTTAGCTCAATGCCTCGCAGCACTTCCACACCTTGCCTATCAACGTTGTAGTCTCCAACGGCCCTTCAGGGGACTTAAAGTCCCAGTGAGAACTCATCTCAAAGCCTGCTTCCCGCTTAGATGCTTTCAGCGGTTATCAGTTCCGAACGTAGCTACCGGGCAATGCCATTGGCATGACAACCCGAACACCAGAGGTTCGTCCACTCCGGTCCTCTCGTACTAGGAGCAGCCCTCTTCAATTCTCAAACGCCCACGGCAGATAGGGACCGAACTGTCTCACGACGTTCTAAACCCAGCTCGCGTACCACTTTAAATGGCGAACAGCCATACCCTTGGGACCGACTTCAGCCCCAGGATGTGATGAGCCGACATCGAGGTGCCAAACACCGCCGTCGATATGAACTCTTGGGCGGTATCAGCCTGTTATCCCCGGAGTACCTTTTATCCGTTGAGCGATGGCCCTTCCATACAGAACCACCGGATCACTATGACCTACTTTCGTACCTGCTCGACGTGTCTGTCTCGCAGTTAAGCTGGCTTATGCCATTGCACTAACCGTATGATGTCCGACCATACTTAGCCAACCTTCGTGCTCCTCCGTTACTCTTTGGGAGGAGACCGCCCCAGTCAAACTACCCACCAGACAGTGTCCCCAAGCCCGATTAGGGCCCCAGGTTAGAACATCACGCATACAAGGGTGGTATTTCAAGGTTGGCTCCACACACACTGGCGTGCATGCTTCAAAGCCTCCCACCTATCCTACACATGTAGGAGCAATGTTCACTGTCAAGCTATAGTAAAGGTTCACGGGGTCTTTCCGTCTAGCCGCGGGTATACGGCATCTTAACCGCAATTTCAATTTCACTGAGTCTCGGGTGGAGACAGTGTGGCCATGATTACGCCATTCGTGCAGGTCGGAACTTACCCGACAAGGAATTTCGCTACCTTAGGACCGTTATAGTTACGGCCGCCGTTTACCGGGGCTTCGATCATGAGCTTCGCAGAGCTAACCCAATCAATTAACCTTCCGGCACCGGGCAGGCGTCACACCGTATACGTCATCTTTCGATTTTGCACAGTGCTGTGTTTTTAATAAACAGTTCCAGCCACCTGGTTACTTCGACCGACTTCAGCTTAGGGAGCAAGTCCCATCACCATAGTCGGCGTACCTTCTCCCGAAGTTACGGTACTATTTTGCCTAGTTCCTTCACCCGAGTTCTCTCAAGCGCCTTAGTATTCTCTACCTAACCACCTGTGTCGGTTTGGGGTACGGTTCCTTATAATCTGATGCTTAGAAGCTTTTCCTGGAAGTATGGCATCAATGACTTCAACTCCGTAGAGTCTCGTCTCGTGTCTCAGTCTTAAGATGGTCCGGATTTACCTAAACCATCAACCTACGCACTTTCACATGGACTACCAACGCCATGCTCACCTAGCCTGCTCCGTCCCTCCTTCGCAATTATAAGAAGTACAGAAATATTAATCTGTTTCCCATCGACTACGCGTTTCCGCCTCGCCTTAGGGGCCGACTTACCCTGCCCTGATTAACATGGGACAGGAAACCTTGGTCTTTCGGCGGGGGAGTTTTTCACTCCCCTTATCGTTACTCATGTCAGCATTCGCACTTCTGATACCTCCAGCATGCCTTACAACACACCTTCAACGGCTTACAGAACGCTCCCCTACCACTTGAACCTAAGTTCAAATCCGCAGCTTCGGTGACTAGTTTAGCCCCGTTACATCTTCCGCGCAGACCGACTCGACTAGTGAGCTATTACGCTTTCTTTAAAGGATGGCTGCTTCTAAGCCAACCTCCTAGCTGTCTATGCCTTTCCACATCGTTTCCCACTTAACTAGTACTTTGGGACCTTAGCTGGCGGTCTGGGTTGTTTCCCTCTCCACAACGGACGTTAGCACCCGTAGTGTGTCTCCCGGATAGTACTCACTGGTATTCGGAGTTTGCAAAGGGTTGGTAAGTCGGGATGACCCCCTAGCCTTAACAGTGCTCTACCCCCAGTGGTATTCATCCGAGGCTCTACCTAAATAGATTTCGGGGAGAACCAGCTATCTCCCGGCTTGATTAGCCTTTCACTCCGACCCACAAGTCATCACCGCATTTTTCAACATACGTGTGTTCGGTCCTCCAGTTGATGTTACTCAACCTTCAACCTGCCCATGGGTAGATCGCCGGGTTTCGGGTCTATACCCTGCAACTGAACGCGCAGTTAACACTCGCTTTCGCTACGGCTCCCCTAATCGGTTAACCTTGCTACAGAATATAAGTCGCTGACCCATTATACAAAAGGTACGCAGTCACCCACGAAGGGCTTCCACTGCTTGTACGTATGCGGTTTCAGGTTCTATTTCACTCCCCTCACAGGGGTTCTTTTCGCCTTTCCCTCACGGTACTGGTTCACTATCGGTCAGTTAGGAGTATTTAGCCTTGGAGGATGGTCCCCCCATGTTCAGTCAACATTTCACGTGTGCCGACCTACTCGATTTCATGATAAGTTTATTTTCGTGTACGGGGCTATCACCCTGTATCGCCAAGCTTTCCAGCTTGTTCCACTAATGTACAAATCACTTAAGGGCTAATTCCCGTTCGCTCGCCGCTACTAAGGAAATCTCGGTTGATTTCTTTTCCTCGGGGTACTTAGATGTTTCAGTTCTCCCGGTTCGCCTCATTAAGCTATGAATTCACTTAATGATACCCGCCTGATGGCGGGTGGGTTTCCCCATTCGGACATCTCAGACTATAACGGTTTTTATCACCTTATCTGAGCTTTTCGCAGATTAACACGTCCTTCATCGCCTCTAACTGCCAAGGCATCCACCACATACGCTTAGTCACTTAACCATACAACCCCAAGTAGTTTCCAAAGAAACTGCTCAACTGTTCGGTGACTAAACCGAACTAAGTTGTAAAGTCTGACATTTTCACGCACTCATAGAGTGTCTTGAATAAGAGTTGATAATGACTCAAGGAAGAAGTCATTATCAGGTTGATGTTCACAGCGCGACACTGTGTTCATCATGGAAATAATCAATGATTATTTCCGGTATATATATCAGCTTTCCAGATTGTTAAAGAACACATCTAATCTCATTCGATTAGAAGTTGGTTATCATACCATTTGTGTGAACACTCATGAGAAGTTGTTTTACTTCAAGATAAGGAGGTGATCCAACCCCAGGTTCCCCTAGGGTTACCTTGTTACGACTTCACCCCAGTCATAAATCACAAAGTGGTGACCGTCCTCCCGAAGGTTAAACTAGCCACTTCTTTTGCAACCTACTCCCATGGTGTGACGGGCGGTGTGTACAAGGCCCGGGAACGTATTCACCGTGGCATTCTGATCCACGATTACTAGCGATTCCGACTTCATGGAGTCGAGTTGCAGACTCCAATCCGGACTACGACAAGCTTTGTGGGATTCGCTCCACCTCGCGGTATTGCTGCCCTCTGTACTTGCCATTGTAGCACGTGTGTAGCCCATCCCGTAAGGGCCATGATGACTTGACGTCGTCCCCACCTTCCTCCGGTTTATCACCGGCAGTCTCCTTAAAGTTCCCGACATAACTCGCTGGCAAATAAGGATAGGGGTTGCGCTCGTTGCGGGACTTAACCCAACATTTCACAACACGAGCTGACGACAGCCATGCAGCACCTGTCACAGAGCTCCCGAAGGCACGAAACTATCTCTAGTAACTTCTCTGGATGTCAAGGGATGGTAAGGTTCTTCGCGTTGCATCGAATTAAACCACATGCTCCACCGCTTGTGCGGGCCCCCGTCAATTCATTTGAGTTTTAACCTTGCGGCCGTACTCCCCAGGCGGTCAACTTAGCGCGTTAGCTGCGCCACCCACATCTCAAGGATACAGACGGCTAGTTGACATCGTTTACGGCGTGGACTACCAGGGTATCTAATCCTGTTTGCTCCCCACGCTTTCGTGCCTCAGCGTCAGTTTTTGTCCAGGTGGCCGCCTTCGCCACTGATGTTCCTTCCAATCTCTACGCATTTCACCGCTACACTGGAAATTCCACCACCCTCTACAAAACTCTAGCCTGCCAGTTCAAAATGCAGTTCCCAGGTTGAGCCCGGGGCTTTCACATCTTGCTTAACAAACCGCCTACGCACGCTTTACGCCCAGTAATTCCGATTAACGCTCGCACCCTCCGTATTACCGCGGCTGCTGGCACGGAGTTAGCCGGTGCTTCTTCTGTTGCTAACGTCACAGAGTGCAGTTATTAACTACACCCCTTTCCTCACAACTGAAAGTGCTTTACAACCCGAAGGCCTTCTTCACACACGCGGCATGGCTGCATCAGGCTTGCGCCCATTGTGCAATATTCCCCACTGCTGCCTCCCGTAGGAGTCTGGGCCGTGTCTCAGTCCCAGTGTGGCTGATCATCCTCTCAAACCAGCTAGAGATCGTCGCCTTGGTAAGCCATTACCTTACCAACTAGCTAATCTCACTTGGGCTAATCAAAGGGCAAGAGGTCCGAAGATCCCCCTCTTTGGTCCATAGACGTTATGCGGTATTAGCAGTCGTTTCCAACTGTTGTCCCCCACCCTAAGGCATATTCCCAAGCATTACTCACCCGTCCGCCGCTCGTCATCTTCAAAGCAAGCTTTGAAATGTTACCGCTCGACTTGCATGTGTTAAGCCTGCCGCCAGCGTTCAATCTGAGCCATGATCAAACTCTTCAATTAAAAATCGTTTGTGAGAGACAAGCTCTCGACTCAATGAATTCTGTCGTTTTTGTTTCTACTTTTAAAAAAGTAAAATCAAAACGTAAATATTACTTACTAAAAAGTAAATCGTACTTGTGTGTCATTCATCATTAAGTGTTTTAGTTGTCCCTAAGGACTATGTAAAATCAACATTAACGTGAGTGCCCACACAAATTGCATGATAACTAATTTTTAAAGAACTTCGTTTAGCAGCTAGCTAAACGGAAATGATTAATCACATTCGTTAATCATTATTGCTTCAGGCCTTGCCCTTAGCGAGATGCGCATGATACGCCTCTCAGTTTTAATGTCAACTCTTATTTTCAAATAAGAAGTAAAAATTTCAAATCATTTTTACACATCAACTGGTTTATCCAGTGCTAGATTAGCATGAGTAAACCTATTAAAACCCTTCGTTGGCTTGCCCCTAAGAAGTGGAAGCGCATTTTAGGGATTTTTCTCTTAAGGTCAAGCGAAAAAAACAACTAATTCTAAATACTAGCCCAATCGTTCGATAAGTAAACAAATATAGGTCTATAAACATAAAAAATTCGCCATTTATTATAATGGTCTTATGATTTCTAGTGCGCCAGGTACATTATCCACTTTTATAACTTTGGATTGATTCGTTTGCTCTGGCTTTTTCCCGCCATTTTCGCTTTCTTCTATAAGGTAACGACTTGCCACTAAGATGCGGTTGCTGATGCCAGCGGCTTCTGCCGCCTGCATATCTGAAGGTTTATCACCGATAAAAATACTCTGCTCAAGATCGATTTTATGTTTCTCTTGAGCCTGTAAGATCATGCCCGGTGCCGGTTTACGGCATTGGCATGTCATTTTAAATTCATTAACGCCTTTTGTCGGATGGTGAGGACAATAAAAGACTTCCTTTATATTGATCCCCTGCTCTTTGAACTGCATTAACATCCAGGAGGTTAATATTTCAAAATCTGCAACCCCGTATAATCCGCGAGCGATGCCTGCCTGATTGGTGATCACAAATATCTCATAGCCTTTAGCGACTGCCAAGCGACATAACTCAAAGATCCCGTCGACAAATTCAAAATCGTCAATCTTATGCACATAACCATGATCAATATTGATGATACCATCACGATCTAAAAAAAGTGCCTTAGCCATACTTAATCATCTTTATACTTTGAGGGTTAACCGAAAACATCATCCATGATGGATTAAAAGGCGTATATCTGTTTTTATGGCCGCATCAATAACGATATAAAAACTACAGCCATAAAAACAAAATGCATTATTTGCATGGAAAAGTTACATGCAAAGGTGATATGCAAAAACTACATACAAAGACCGCCGTCAATTTCCACCACACGACCGGTGAAAAATTCATTTTCAAAAATGTATTTGGCGGTATGGGCGATTTCATCGGCTTCACCCAAGCGACCTACCGGCTTCATTTTTTCCAGACGTTCACGCATTTCAGGTTTCATGGCATCAGTCATAGCCGTGCGGATAACACCGGGAGCAATGGCGCCTACCCGGATACCATGACGACCCAATTCACGTGCCCAGGTCACTGTCATGGCAACAACACCGGCTTTGGAAGCCGCGTAATTGGTTTGTCCCATATTACCGCCACGGGCAATAGATGACATATTGATGATCACACCTTTACGATCACCTTCTATCATATGTACCGCAGCTTCACGGCCGCACAGGAAAACACCGGTTAAGTTGACATCAATCACCGACTGGAATTGTTCCAGCGACATTTTTTTACCAACGACACCGTCTTTGGCTTTAACAAACATGCCGTCTCTTAAAATACCGGCATTGTTAATTAAACCATCTATGCCGCCAAAATCAGTGGCAATCTGGCTGAACGTCTGTTCGACATCACTTTCATTGGTCACATTAGCCAGATAATAGCGGGCAGAGGAACCCGCCTCTTCGATTAAAGCAACAGATTGCTGAAGTTGTTCTTCATTTAAGTCAATCAGGGCCAATTTTGCCCCGGCATTGGCTAAGTTAACAGCCATGGCCCGGCCTAAACCTTGTCCGCCACCTGTGATGACAATAACTTTATCGGTTAAATTCATGAATTTTCCTTAGTCCTCTTGCTTGGAGAATAAATTAAAGATGCTGGAGAAGTCTTTGCCGCCATTACCGGCTGTTGCATGCATCGCATATAAACTACGGGCTAATGCGCCCATAGGCGTGGATGACTGGCTACTTACCGCGGTATCCATGGCAAGCCCGAGATCTTTCGCCATCAAGTCGACCATAAAACCTCCCTGATAATCATTGGAAGATGGTACATTTTCCATAATACCCGGACAAGGGTTGTATACATCCAGTGTCCAGTTACTGCCTGAGCTCTGGCTCATAATTTCGGACAATACTTTAGGATCAAGGCCATTGGCGATACCCAGTTGCAGCGCTTCACTTGTCCCGACCATAAGTACAGACAGCAACATATTATTACAGGCTTTTGCTACCTGCCCCGCCCCGTGATCGCCGGCATGAAAAATATTTTTGCCCATGTTATCTAACACAGGTTTGGCCTTTTCAAAGTGCTCAGGGCTACCGCCGACCATAAAGCTTAAAGTACCCGCCTGAGCGCCGCCAACACCGCCGGATACCGGCGCATCGATAAAGTTTATACCTTTTTCGGCAAGACCGGCTGCCACTTTACGCGAAGTATTGGCATCTATGGTAGAGGAGTCGATCACCAGGGCGCCTTGACTGATATGGTTAATCAAGCCCTGCTCTGACAGATATAAGCCTTCAACATGTTTACCGGCGGGCAACATGGAGATGATAAATTCCGCGTCCTTTACACATTCAGCAGCTGTGGCAAATGTGCTGGCACCTTGCTCAACCACATGCGCTACTGCCGTTTCTGATAAATCAAATACCGCTACCTGATGGCCCGCCTTGACTAAATTAATAGCCATAGGTCCGCCCATATTTCCTAATCCAATAAAGGCAACATTCGCCATGTCTTTCCCCTTGTTAATATTCGCTATCATTTTTTGTTTTTTATGTTCAAAATATCACGATAAAGCGGGCCTAGCTGCCCAGCTTGGCCAGCGGGTGTTCATCGGCCTGCCATTTAGACTCAAAAAACCAGTCAATAATCGCCGGATCGACATCGGCAATTGAGCTGAACTTCCATTTGGGCGAGTAATCTTTATCAATTAACAGGGCTCGCACCCCTTCGGCAAATTCACCAAACTGGCCGCATTTCACCGATAAATTGAGTTCCATGCGAAAGCAATCCACCAAAGACATGTTCTTGCCCGAGTTTAACTGCCGATATACCAGGTGACCACTGACGGCGCTGCCGTGCTTAAGGGACTTTTGTGCTTTATTAAACCAGGGATCTTCAACCTCGGCAGAAACAATAGCATTGACTATATCGGCGATATTATCAAAGTCCATCACTTGATCGATTAGCGCGCTTTGCACCCTGACATGAGAAACCGGCAATTTCGCATTGGAGACTAATTCTAAGTCATGCATCAAATTGCTTAATTTATCATGATTAAGCGCTACGGTATTACCCCAGTTAACGGTTTTAAGACCGTCAAGCAAGGCTTGCTTTTTCTCCGCCAAAATGAAGAAGTCAGCCATACCGGTATATTTGGCATCGGCAGCATTGATGGATGCGCCGGTTAATCCCAGAAACAGGCCGCATTTATCCGGCATACGATTTAAAAACCAGGTACCGCCAACATCCGGGTATAAACCTATGCTGATTTCCGGCATGGCAATGCGCGATGTTTCCGTGACCACTTTATGACTGGCCCCGACCATCATGCCCAGGCCGCCGCCCATCACAATGCCGGTGCCCCAAACAATAAAGGGCTTATTGAAGGTATGAATTAAATAATCAAGCCGGTATTCCTTGGTGAAATACTCTTCCACCTCGGGAGAATAATCACCGGTATGACTTTTCATGGCATTATAAAGATTGACTATGTCTCCACCGGCGCAGAAGGCTTTCTCTCCCGCCCCTTGCAGAAAAACCGCGGCAATTTCATCATCATCATGCCAGCTGTTTAACTGCGGGTATAAGGCTTCTATCATCTCGCCGCTTAAGGCGTTTAACGAACGCTCGGAATTTAAGGTAGCAATACCGACTTTTTTGCCGTTATCACACAGTAATTCTTGAAAAAGCACTATGTTATTCATTCAGTGGGTTCCTTACTTAAATCACTGATATTATTTATTTGACCAGACGGGTTTGCGTTTTTCCAGAAAAGCGCTCACCCCTTCTTTTTGATCTTGAGTATCAAAAAGGTCAACAAAGGCCTGACGCTCTTGCACCAGGGCTTGAACAATCGGCATTTCCCGATTGCTTTGGATCAATTTTTTACAGGCGGCTACCGCAACCGGGCTTTGCTTAGCGACTTTTTCTGCCAGCATCAAGGCTGCGTTTAAGCCTTCGCCGGAGTCAACCACTTCTTCTGCCAAACCGATACGGG
It includes:
- the gmhB gene encoding D-glycero-beta-D-manno-heptose 1,7-bisphosphate 7-phosphatase, yielding MAKALFLDRDGIINIDHGYVHKIDDFEFVDGIFELCRLAVAKGYEIFVITNQAGIARGLYGVADFEILTSWMLMQFKEQGINIKEVFYCPHHPTKGVNEFKMTCQCRKPAPGMILQAQEKHKIDLEQSIFIGDKPSDMQAAEAAGISNRILVASRYLIEESENGGKKPEQTNQSKVIKVDNVPGALEIIRPL
- a CDS encoding ion channel, with the translated sequence MDQEKPQCQYKDPENYNCSCEANESGLCFWHDPSTNKKGPEIKQALEEYAKSGGLLRGISLKRANLKEIDLVNHNKKAGYDFSYADLYRADLEGAHLFNITFNHASLMKTDLRYANLNCASLQQANLLGVRWSQSKVENLRIGKKLKQEYLAHQALKDKNLTQAHDYFEQAEEIYRDLRKHAEREGIFAMAGEFIQKELTMRRMQLPKFSTKRLTSKVIDLFCGYGEAPVRIIGISILIIICCAFIYAMTGLNYQGDIQTFDSSASFTDNFSLYLSCLYYSVVTFTTLGYGDFTPVGISRTVAAVEAFTGSFTIALFVVVFVKKMTR
- a CDS encoding enoyl-CoA hydratase/isomerase family protein, producing the protein MNNIVLFQELLCDNGKKVGIATLNSERSLNALSGEMIEALYPQLNSWHDDDEIAAVFLQGAGEKAFCAGGDIVNLYNAMKSHTGDYSPEVEEYFTKEYRLDYLIHTFNKPFIVWGTGIVMGGGLGMMVGASHKVVTETSRIAMPEISIGLYPDVGGTWFLNRMPDKCGLFLGLTGASINAADAKYTGMADFFILAEKKQALLDGLKTVNWGNTVALNHDKLSNLMHDLELVSNAKLPVSHVRVQSALIDQVMDFDNIADIVNAIVSAEVEDPWFNKAQKSLKHGSAVSGHLVYRQLNSGKNMSLVDCFRMELNLSVKCGQFGEFAEGVRALLIDKDYSPKWKFSSIADVDPAIIDWFFESKWQADEHPLAKLGS
- the mmsB gene encoding 3-hydroxyisobutyrate dehydrogenase encodes the protein MANVAFIGLGNMGGPMAINLVKAGHQVAVFDLSETAVAHVVEQGASTFATAAECVKDAEFIISMLPAGKHVEGLYLSEQGLINHISQGALVIDSSTIDANTSRKVAAGLAEKGINFIDAPVSGGVGGAQAGTLSFMVGGSPEHFEKAKPVLDNMGKNIFHAGDHGAGQVAKACNNMLLSVLMVGTSEALQLGIANGLDPKVLSEIMSQSSGSNWTLDVYNPCPGIMENVPSSNDYQGGFMVDLMAKDLGLAMDTAVSSQSSTPMGALARSLYAMHATAGNGGKDFSSIFNLFSKQED
- a CDS encoding SDR family oxidoreductase; protein product: MNLTDKVIVITGGGQGLGRAMAVNLANAGAKLALIDLNEEQLQQSVALIEEAGSSARYYLANVTNESDVEQTFSQIATDFGGIDGLINNAGILRDGMFVKAKDGVVGKKMSLEQFQSVIDVNLTGVFLCGREAAVHMIEGDRKGVIINMSSIARGGNMGQTNYAASKAGVVAMTVTWARELGRHGIRVGAIAPGVIRTAMTDAMKPEMRERLEKMKPVGRLGEADEIAHTAKYIFENEFFTGRVVEIDGGLCM